In Geotalea uraniireducens, the genomic window AGACCGAACCGGCTGAAATAATAAGAACTTCCGGCAAAGAGGCAATATGCGGCGATCAGAGCGAGCAGGAACCAGCGGGTCTTCACCACCAGCGAGATTCGCGCCTGAAGTTCCTCATGCTGTTCATAATCGGCGGTCTTGAGGCCATCCCGGACCTGCCACAACCGCTTGGAAAGGGCATTAAACCAGTTCGAATTCACCATAGGGCCCTGAGTCATAGTAAAAGTTACAGCAAATCACATGCCACACTGCCACCATACAGGCTGATCTCGGGAGCTGTCGCCACCAGGCCAAGTTCCGCGGCAAAACGGTAAAACGATTTCAGGCCATCCAGATGTGCCGCGGTCAGGTCGTAAGAAATCGTCTGCCAGTAATCGACGAGCACATCTTGCTGACACCACGAGCGTTCCGGTGACTCGGCCGCAATCTCGGGATACGAGTCATAGGCGATCCTTTGGGCGCTAATCAGCTCGGCGCTCAATTGACGTACTGCTTCCGGCCGTTCCCGAACCGTTGCCCGCCGAATCAGCCAGAGGGCAAAAACGAACGGCAGACCCGTGAAATGCCGCCATAGCTCGCCGAGGTCATAGACCAGCAGATCGGTGGTGGTCAGGGATTCTTTCAGGGCGTTATCGCCGATCAGGAGGAGAGCCGGAAAGGCTTCCAATGCTGGCTGCAGAGCGAGATCGGTTCTTTCGAAACGGTTGGTAAAGCCATGGAATTTGCCGAGGATAATCTTCAGCAGGTTAACCGAAGTGTCAGATTCGGTGGTCATGCCGATGGTCGCGCCGCTGAGTTCCGTTAGCGGTACCCTCGAGAAGAGCAGCACACTCTTCACCGCACCGATGGCGCTGATCGACAGCTCCGGCAGAATGAGGTAGCGGTCGGGGTACTTCGCATATTCAATCGACGATGAAGGAGAAACGTCAATGTCTCCGGAAGCAAGCAGTTTGTTGAGGGCTGCGGGTACGCCCCGGACAAAACGATAGCCGGAGCAGGTGAAATGGCGGTGCAATACCGTGAAAATGGGCGTACAATTGGCATACTCGATCTGGCCGATGGTAATAGTCATGGCAACTCCAGAAATCGCGGGGCCAAGGCCGACCGGTCACTTCCCCGGAAATTGAAGGCAAAACAAAGGCGAGACTACCGTCCCGCCTTCTTCTTTCTTAGCCGCCACAGGGCGGAGTCACTCTTCTTCTTCTGTTTCGGTTACGCTTTCGGCGTAATCGTCTGCCGACATCAACGACTTGAGTTCTTCGGGGTCGCGAAGGGCGACGACAGCTATCCAGCCACCGTCGTAAGGATCGTCATTCATGATCTCAGGAGAAGATTCGAGTTCTTCGTTAACTTCGAGAACCTCGCCGCTCAAGGGTGCATACAATTCGGCCAACGCTTTTCGCGCCTCCACCGAGCCGAATGAATCATCCTGCTCCAGTTCGTCACCGACCGATGGCAACTCGACCGCACTGATCAGACCGAGACTTTCCTGAGCGTAGTCGGTAATCCCGACCACCGCTCGTTCCCCCTCGACCCGTACCCAGACATGCTCTTTGCTGTACTTGAGTTCTTCAGGAAAATCCATGGCCTACTCCAAAACGATCCTTTCCAGAAAACCGGTATCGATATCTCCCTCGATGAAATCCTTGTTTGCCATGATCCGCTTGTGAAAAGGAATCGTCGTCTTGATACCGCCGATGATGTACTCGTCGAGAGCGCGAGCCATCCGTTTGATAGCGTCTTCACGGGTTTCGGCATGAACGATCAGCTTGGCGATCAGCGAATCATAGTGGGGAACGACCATATATTGGTCATAGACGAACGAATCGATCCGCACTCCCAGGCCACCGGGGGTGTGATAACCGTCAATCCGCCCCGGTGAAGGGGTGAATTTGACCGGGTCTTCAGCATTGATCCGACATTCGATAGCATGACCCTGAATCTTGATATCGCTCTGTTTGTAGCGGAGCTTCAAACCGGCGGCGGAACGGATCTGCTCGCGCACGATGTCGATGCCGGTCACCATCTCCGTAACCGGGTGCTCCACCTGGACGCGGGTGTTCATCTCCATAAAGTAGAAGTTGCCGGTTTTGTCGACCAGAAACTCGATAGTGCCGACGCTGTTGTACCCCACCGCCTTGGCGGCCCTGACGGCGGCCTCGCCCATCGCCTTGCGCAACGCCGGAGTACTGACCGGCGACGGCGCCTCTTCGATGATCTTCTGGTGACGGCGCTGAATCGAGCAGTCACGTTCGCCGAGATGAATGACATTGCCGTGTTTGTCAGCCATAATCTGAATTTCGACGTGACGGGGACACTCACAATATTTCTCGATGTAGACTTCAGGATTGCCGAATCCGGCCTGCGCTTCCGCCCGGGCCGTAGCAAAGGCGTTGGGCAGGGTTGCCGGCGAATGGACGATTTTCATCCCTCGACCGCCGCCGCCGGCCGTAGCCTTGATGATCACCGGGTAGCCGATCTCCTTGGCTATCCGGATTGCATCATTGACGTCGTTGACCCCCTCCTTGGTACCGGGAAGGATCGGCACGTCTTCTTTGATCACCGCTTGGCGCGCACTGATCTTATCCCCCATGATCCGCATACTCTCCGACGACGGGCCAATGAAGGTAATCCCGCAGTTTTCGCAGATTTCGGCAAAAGCGGCATTTTCCGACAGAAAGCCATAGCCGGGATGGATCGCCTCGGCATCGGTCAGTTCGGCGGCACTGATAATGGCGTTGATATTGAGATAGCTTTGCAGGCTCGGCGCCGGCCCGATACAGACGCTTTCGTCGGCCAGCTTGACGTGGAGGGACTCCTTGTCGGCCAGGGAATAGACTGCCACGGTCTTGATTCCGAGTTCCTTGCAGGCCCGGATAACCCGAAGGGCAATCTCTCCGCGGTTGGCAATGAGAACTTTATGAAACATTGAACTCTCCGTAGTATTGATTGAACGGCATAGATGGGAGCGGATAGCCGCGGCAAAAAAGCCGCGAGCCTCCGGCAACGGGCTCCAGACCGATTAGAGCGGCTCCACCACGAAGAGCGGTTCGCCGAATTCGACCGGCTGGGCGTTTTCCTTGCAAATCTCAACGATCTTACAGCGGAACTCCGCTTCGATCTCATTCATCAGCTTCATCGCCTCGACGATGCACAAGACCTGCCCCTTTTCGACGGTCTGGCCAACCTCGACGTACGGCGCCGCATCGGGAGCCGGCGCCCGATAAAAGGTCCCGACGATCGGCGAAACGATCTCTTTCCCTTTAGCAGGAGGGGCCGGTGCCGGAGCCTCGGCAGCCGGGGCCGCCGGCGCGACCTGCGGCATGATCTGGGGAGGGATGGCAAGGGTCGGCGCAGGTTGATAATTAACCACCGCCGCCGCATTGCCCCGCTTGATACGGACCTTCTCCTCGGCCGCCTCAAGTTCGAATTCGGTGATATCCGTTTCGGTTACCATCTTTATCAACGATTTAAGATCCTTAATATCCATACATTTCTCCTTTAGTGGTCGTTCCGAGACATCGCCCCGGCAAAATGGGCCGCGCCCATATTACACTATTAACAGGTCCTTGGGAACCTTCGTCAGCAAACGATAACCGTCGGCTGTCACTACCACAGTATCCTCAATCCTCACACCACCCCAGCCGGGGATATAGATCCCGGGTTCAATGGTGAAGACCATCCCCTGTTCGGCAATGCCCTCGCTGCGCGGAGAAACAACTGGCTTTTCGTGGACCTCCAGGCCGACGCCATGGCCGAGCCCGTGACCGAAATAGTCGCCATATCCCCGTTCAGCAATAGTATCCCGAGCGAGTTGGTCAAGCAGCCGCAGTTCGACTCCCGGCCGCACCGCCGCCAGAGCCCGATCATGAGCTTCCTTGACCAGTGCATATATCTCACGCTGCCGATTGTCGGGCTCGCCAACTGCCACCGTTACTGTTTCATCCGAATGGTAACCGTTGAAAACCGTGCCGTAATCGATGGTCACCAGTTCCCCGGTCGCCACGATTTTCCCGCTCGCCCGACCGTGAGGAAGCGCCCCCCGTTCACCTGATGCTACAATAAAATCGAAGGACTTTTCGTCCCCGCCGGCCCGGCGCATGGCAAATTCGAGTTCCCGCGCAAAATCGCACTCGCTGACTCCCGGCGCCAGATATGTCAGGGAGGCGAGCAGGGCCTCGGAAGCAATCCGGGCGGCATCGGCGAGCAGATCGAGTTCAGCAGCCGACTTGACAACCCTGAGCAGCGACAATTCTTCCCCGATCGGCACAAAATCGATGCCCGGCAGCTTGCCAACCAGGGAATGCAGTGTTGCCACGGTCAAGTGCTCTGATTCGAAACCGACCCGCCGGAAGCCCCGTTCGCTTAGCAATTCGACCACGCCATCGAGTTTCACTCGATATTGCCGCGTCTGGCAAGCGCCTACCTCCAGGGCTGCCTGGGTCGTGTAGCGGGAATCAGTAAGGAAGCAGCACTGGTCCGCGTCGACTACGACGACGCCATCACTGCCGGTAAATCCCGAGAGGTATCGGACATTACTCATGTTAAAAAACACGATGGCGTCGACATCGTGTTTTTTCGCAAAATCACGGGCTTTAGTGAGATTGGTTTGTAGCATACCTCAGTCCTTCGTGACAATCCCTTTTTTAATATGGGTAAAAAGCGCCCGCAACCCCAACAGGTAGCTGTCAGGGCCAAACCCGGCAATCTGGCCGACGGCAACCGGCGCGATAAAACTATGGTGACGGAACTCCTCCCGGCAATGGATATTCGAGAGGTGCACCTCGACGGCCGGCAGCCCGACGGCAGCGATTGCGTCGCGGAGGGCCACGCTGGTATGGGTATAGGCGGCAGGATTGATCAGGATCCCGTCGCAGCAGCCGAGAGCACCGTGAATCGCTTCAACCAATGCCCCTTCGCCGTTGGCCTGTACAAAGGTAACGTCACAGCCGAGCTCCTGTGCAAGGACACTGATCGCGGCATTGATTTCATCCAGAGTCGCGACGCCGTAGATCCCCGGTTCCCGTTTGCCAAGCATGTTCAGATTTGGCCCGTGAACGACCAGAATTTTCATGAAATCGCCACTCCTTGTCCCCAGGGTTGAGCCGCGAATTACGCTAAAAGCTCGCCGATCGCCGGCGCTTCGCGCATCAACAGGTAACGACCCTTACCGAAGTTGCCGTCCGCAGCCAAGGCAAGAATCAGGAATAGATCGTCATTGATTGCCCGGATGATTACCCGTGACATTGCGGTGTTGACTGACAGCTCCTGCAGTTCACCGGTCTTGAGGACCTCGACGGCACTACCGACTTCTTTCATGATTGTGGCGTACTCGACGGCCATGAGCCGCAGATCAAGGGTGCCACTATCGGTCAGATACTCATCAATAGGGATGCCATCGTACCCCATAACGGTCGCGCCAAGCCCCCCCTCGACCGTCTCCACGATCGCCTTTAATGTTTCTCTGAGCGACATTGCCGAATCCTCCCGATAGTGTCAAGCCATCCGTCAAGCACGGCAACGACGTCCCCCGGCGGATTTCCCAAGGGAGACGGAGCTGCCGGTGCCGTATCATCAACAATGAGATCGGGCACCGCGGCTGAAGCCGTTGCGCATTCCCCGGCAAACGACAATCCACCCACCCCGGCAAGCCGCCGGTCGAGTTCAGCGATCCGCGCCTTGATCCCTTCGTTGGTCGGGTCGGTGCCAAGCATTTCGGTGTAGATAGTCCGTGCCTTGTCCAGAAAGCCTTGGGCAACATAGAGCTCGGCAACCGTCGAGGTAACGAAGGGGATTTCCTCTTTGACCGCCGTTGCCGGTTCCTCAGCCATTTCCGGTACAGCAACCGTCAGTGGTGGTGCTGCGAAATCGATCTCGGCACCCTCTGCCCCGGGCATCTCATCTTCGTCAATTTCGTCAGCCAAATCCTCGATGATCTCCACTTCTTCGAGCAGGGATTCATCGTCGAACTCCCAACTGCCATTTTCGGCGGGGACATCCTCACCGGGAAAGAGATCGTTCCCCAGTCCGGAAAACCGCTCCGTCGACCGGCATAACGCTTCATAGGCAACCTTGCTTTCCAGATCGTCTGGATTGAGTGCCAGGATGGTTTCCAGACTTTTGCCGGCAAGGGCGGATTCTCCGGCATCAATATAAAGCTGGCTTAACAGCTTCTGGGCAAGCAGGTTGTCCGGCGTTACCCTAACAACTTTCTCCAATGCCGCCCGGCTTTCTTCTTTGTCCCCTTTTTCGAAACAGGCACGACCCAGGGACATGAAACCACCTACATACTCGGGATGAATATCGATCCCCTTGCGGGCCGTATTGATAGCATCGTCGAGTAAGCCAACCTTGCGGTAGAGTTCGGCCAGGGGGGCAAAGCAGTATGAAGAGGGATCCTTGGCCAGCATGTCTTCGTAACGCTTGATGTCGGTCCAGAACGATTCGGCCTCGTTAGCCATGATCACCCCCGGATACCGCAGATTTCGAGCAACTCCGTCAAATCCTGCAACGTGGCAATGGAAAAACCGCCAATCCCTTCGTTCAAGACAAAATGCAGCCCTTCATCGCGCGATTTCTTGTCGCGGAGTAAGGCAGCAGCATACTCGCCGGCCGGGAAGACCGGTAAAACAGTGGGCAAGCCAAACGCTTGCAACAACTTTTCGATCCGGACGGTATCGGCCGGAGAAGCGATCGTACGGGCAGCGGCAATCCGGGCCGCCTGGACCATACCGATCGCCACCGCTTCGCCATGAAGGTAGGTAGAGTAGCCGGTCAGCGTCTCCACTGCATGGCCGAGCGTGTGTCCATAGTTGAGCACCGCCCGCAGCCCTGCCTCGCGTTCGTCGCGTTCTACAACCGACGCCTTCAGGGCACAGGAGCGCATAATCACTTCAGTGAGACAGGATGTTTCGCGGGCACGGAGAGCAGACTCCGCTGTTTCAAGGTATTCAAACAGGTTCCGATCGAGCACGACCCCGTACTTGATCACTTCAGCCATTCCGCCGAGATATTCCCGCTCGGGGAGGGTCGAGAGCGTTTCAACGTCGATCACCACGGCCCGCGGTTGATAGAAGGCACCGATCAGATTCTTCCCTAGCGGATGATTGATCCCGGTTTTGCCGCCGACGCTGCTGTCCACCTGGGCAAGCAAGGTGGTCGGGACTTGGATGAACGGGACGCCGCGCAGAAAGGTGGCCGCAGCAAATCCGGCCATATCTCCGACAACTCCGCCGCCGAGAGCGACGATGAAAGCGTCGCGGGTCAACCCGGCTTCGAGCAGGCCGTCATATATCAGGCTGAGAGTAGCACCGTTTTTGTACTCCTCACCGTCCGGAATTTCAATTCTGTAGGGAGTAAAACCGGCCGTGGCAAGAGCGGTGGCAACCCGGTCACTATAAAGCGGGCCAACGGTGGTATTAGTGATAATCGCAGCGTTACGGCCAAGCCGCAGCCCACGGCAGACTACACCAAGGCTGCCAAGCGTCCCCGCCCCTACCGTAATCGTATAGCTCCGCTCTCCGAGATTGACCCTTAATTCGCTACCCGGCACTCATCTCCCCTCGATAAAACGCAGAATTTCAGCGACCACATCTTCCACTGTTTTCCCAGTGGTGTCAATCCTCAAGTCCGCGTCAGCATAAAATGGCTCGCGCTCGGCAAGCATTGCCGCCACCGCTTCCGGCGACCTGTTGCGGTGAAAAAGCGGCCGTTCGCATTCACCGCGCAAACGATCCAGAATAGCGTCGGTCGACGCGGTCAGATTGATCACTACCCCCGCCTCGTGAAGCAGGCGCCTGTTAATCGCGGCAATAACCGCTCCTCCGCCCGTCGAAACTACAAAGCCAACAGAATTGGCCAAGGCGCGAATCCGGTCGGTTTCGAGTGATCGGAAATGCTCCTCGCCATAACGGGAAAAAATTTCATTAATGGTCAGCCCGGTTTCAGCGACTATCTGCGCATCGAGATCGCAATAACGAAAAACAAGCCTCTCGGCAAGGATTTTCCCAACGGTGCTCTTGCCGGTACCCATGAAACCGGTGAGAATGAGGTTCCGCATCAGAATGCCCGCAGATATTCGCGATAACCATCGTAATTCCGCTGGATCTCTGCTAGGGAATCACCGCCAAATTTCTCCAGAAAGGCAGCGGCAATCTCGATCGCCACCACCGCTTCGGCCACAACTGCCGCAGCAGGGACCGCACAGACATCAGACCGTTCCACGGTGGCCTCGAACGGCTCCTTGGTCTGCATATCCACCGATTTGAGCGGCCGGTAAAGAGTAGGAATCGGCTTCATCGCCGCCCGGACAACGATCTCTTCGCCATTGGAAATCCCCCCCTCAAGACCTCCGGCATTATTAGTCTTACGGAAAAAGCCGGACGCTTCGCCTTGGCCCAGTCGGATCGAGTCGTAATAAATTTCGTCGTGCACCTGCGAGCCTGGTCGCCTAGCCGCGTCAAAGCCGAGACCAAACTCGACCCCCTTTATTGCTTGAATACTCATCAACCCCATGGCCAACCGGGCATCAAGCTTGCGGTCCCACTGGACATGGCTACCAAGTCCGACGGGAGCCCCCGTCACAATGATCTCCACCACTCCACCAACGGTATCCCCGGAATCTTTCGCCTGATCGATCAGCGCTTTCATCCGCGGTTCCACCGCAGCATCGTAGGTAAACAGTTCAGAACCGGCAGCCTGTTCCCTGAGACGGGCCAAGGGGAGTTCCGGGCGCTCCGCCCGAATACTTCCCAGCTCCGCAACGAATCCGGATACTGTAATGTCAAATGCGGCAAGCAGTGCCTTGGCCACTGCCCCAACGGCCACCCGAACGGCGGTTTCACGGGCGCTGGACCGTTCCAGGATATTCCGCACGTCGCGATGATTGTACTTCATCGCTCCCGCCAAGTCAGCATGCCCCGGCCGGGACCGGGTAACCCTGATCTTGTCGTCCCGATGACGCGCATCAGGAGACATCCGTTCCTCCCAGTTGCTCCAGTCCTTGTTGCGCACGCAAAGAGTGATCGGCGAGCCGATGCTTTCGCCCCAGCGGACCCCGGATAGAATCTGCACAGTATCCTTTTCGATCAACATCCGCCCACCACGGCCGTAACCACACTGGCGACGGGCTAAGTCGACATTGATAGTCTCCTCTGAAATTTTCAAACCGGACGGCATCCCCTCAATGATCGCTGTCAGTTGCGGTCCATGCGATTCACCGGCGGTAAGGTAACGAAACATTGCTGATCCTTTTCAAAAAAGTCGGGCAGACAAACTGTCTGCCCTGATTGGCAACCCTGTGAAGTTGTTTAATGAACTACCCGATCATGGCGCAAGGAACCAGACAACCGAATTCATCGAGGTAGATACCGGTTCGTTCGTCAGCGTCTCGTATCCTTCAAAAGTTATATCAAGCTGATACTTCAACAATTTTCCGGAGTAGAGCGAAGGATTCGCAGCGACAATCGGTAAAAGTTCGTCAATTTCAACCCAACTAAATACCGGGTAATTGTCTATTTTCCCCGTGCTCCCGCCGGGAACCAGCAAAGAGATCGGATTGACCACCGGGACGGTGGTAAATAGCGGCGAATAACGCTCGCGGGTCCCCGATGAATACGTTTCAAAGGGAAGAGGAGTGTAGCGTAGCGTCTGCTTGGTTATGTTAACGTCGGAAGGAGTGATCCCAGTGTAAGTATTTGAGGCTACAGTAAACGACAGCGTCCCCACCGATGAATAGGTCGCGAAAGCCGCCGACGACGTACCATTAGTGATAGAGGCTGTCAGATAGGTTGTTGCCCCCCCGCCACTCCCACCGCTACTGCCGCAGGCAGTCAAGACGAAAAGGCCCAATAAGATCGCGAATCGAAAAACGAGACTACGCATTTCATCCCTCCTTGATTAACTTACGATTTTCGGCGTAATAAAGATCAGCAATTCTGTTTTTGTCTTTGTTTTGGTGTTTGACTTGAACAACCAGCCAAGCAATGGAATATCCATCAGGAACGGCACCCCCTGATCCTCGTCGGTGTCGCTATCCACATAAATGCCGCCAATCACCGTAGTCTCGCTGTTCTTGACCAGCAGTTCGGTGGTCGCTTCCTTTTTGTTAATCGGCGGCGGGCTCCCCGTCCCTGCCGAGTTATTCGTCGCCTTGATTTTCATCGAAATACTGCCATCGGAAGTAATATGGGGGGTCACTTCGAGCGTAAGGGCAGCCTCAACGAACTCGGTTTTGGTCCCCTCTGCCGAGGTTGTTTGATAGGGGATCGACTGCCCCTGCGAAATCTTGGCGGATTTATTATTGAGAGTCACTACTTTCGGCGTCGAGATGATCTTGATCAGGCCAGCAACTGCCGCAGCGGAAAGACGCATGTCGACATTGATGTTACTGGCAAGCGAGCCGAACGAAATACCAACCGCCCCTCCCGAACTGTCGGCAGCCTGAAACCCGGAAGACGCCGGGGTATTGACCACTACGCCACCGAAACCGGCATCGAGGCCGTTAATGTTCGCAAAGGATGCGGCCCCATCCTTGTAGTGAATTCCCCACTGGACCCCCAGGTCGCGAGTGAACGTCGAGGTTGCCTCGACAATTCGTGCCTCGATCAACACCTGGCGTTCCGGGATATCGAGGTTTTTGAGCAGGAATTTCATCTCCTTGATCGCCGGTTCGATATCCTTGACGATTACCCGGTTGGTTCGCGCATCCTGGGTAATGGTGCCGCGTTCACTTTTGAGCGCGTTGAACTGGGAAGCAACGTCGCTCACCGAGGCAAAGTTGATGTCGAACACCTCTGTTTTCAGCGGCATCGCCTTTTCCTCGGCTTTGTGCAGTGCCTGTTGCTCGTCGGCGAGAGTCTGAATCTTGGCTCTCGGGCGAATCTGGACAATATTGCCTTCGCGCTGCATTCCGAGGCCCTTGTTTTCCAAGATGACATCAAGCGCCTGATCCCACGGGACATTAACCAGCTTGAGACTGATAGTGCCGGTAACATCGTCGCCGACTATGAAATTCAGATTGCTGACCTCGGCAATGAGTTGAAAAATTTTCCGAATGTCGGCATCAGAAAATTCAAGGGTTACCCGCCGGCCAGTATAAACCTTTCCACCAGCTGTCGGCGTGGCAATAGCCATCAATGCAGCATCGGGAGACATATCCCGTGCAACTGTCGGCGGCGTTTTTTTTGCGCCCTTGTCAGACACAGCGGCCCCCGCTGCAACATGCTCTTTAGCAGGCGACAGATTCTTCACGTCCAGGTAGACATTGCCCCCCTCTTGCTTGAGCTCATAAGGAACGTCGTTCCGGAGCTTGACCTGCACCTTCACGTCATGCCGGCCTTGTACCTTTACCTGGTACGGCGTCACCCGCTCAATCGATCCAGCAAATGCGCTGGTATCAAGATAGCGCTGCCATTTGCGGGGGAGGAGGCAATTCTTGATGGTAAATGTCAGGCCATCGGCAGTCTTCACCGCCTTATCGAGATCGCACCCTTCGGTAATCGCAATAACTAGGCGCGAGGTATCTGCCAGCTCCTTGAAATCAATCGACTCTACCGAGGGAACGACCACTGGCTGCAGTTTCTTCTTCTCGACGTGAGCCGCAGGCTCTGCCACTTTCACCGGCGCGGCCTTGACAGACGCCGTGGTGACCGCGATAGCCTCTTCACCCTTTCCAGACGTACCGGCGTTGCTGGCAGGAACAACTTTCAGGCCGGAAGCAAACCGGTCAATGGCAAAAGCAGGGAGTCTTCCTTCCGCCGCATCCAGCACAATGCGAACCTTGTCGGGATAGGCCCCGATTCGTGCTGTCCCGACATTCAAGCTGTTGACAGGAACAACGCGAGATTCGAATCCCGATTTCACGGCAAAAAGATCAATCACGAACCGATCCGGTTTTGTCAGGCTAAAAGATTTGTAATCGGCTACCGGCCCAGAGGTGATTATGTCAATCGAATCCTTGGCAGCAACAATCGACGAAACGACAACAGGCCCTTTAGCGACTGGCTCCTCGTTGACAGTGGTATCTACAGGTTTCTCCGCTTTGGCCGAGGCAGCCGGCGCTTCAGTCGCAGAAGAATTGGATGACGTTGTTTCAACGACGGGAACCGTATTTTTTGCTTTGTCGACCGCAGCATTCTGAGTCGAGGTTTCGGCGGGCTTTTCTGCTGCCGGCACAGAAGACACCGCAACCGGCGCTTGCGCATCCCCGGCTTCTCGGGAAAGAATAGAAAGGCGCAGCACCCCCTTGTCCTGCGGATCGGCAGTAGCCGTAACCTCAGCATCGCGGGCCAGGTACACTTCAACTCGTGTCATGGCGGCTGCGCCTTCGCCATAATGTGCCGTCACGATCCGCTTGATGATCCCCTTGTTAATCTCCTGCGGAGAAACAACCGAACCGACATCCACCTGGGCGAGATCGACGACCGCCTTCGGAGGAGCGTCGGTCTTGTAGAAGGTATAGACAAGAGGCTTGTTCGCGGCAATGACGACCTGAGTGGTAGCACCATCGCCGACAACACTGACCTCCCGCAGGACGCTCCCCTGCACCTGCCCGGGCAACTGATCGCTTTTCATTGACGAATTGGCTCCGGCGCAGCCGCAGAATATCGTCACAAGCGATGCCAGGGCGAGTTTCCTGAATAATTTCATCTGGATTCTCATCAGGGATCTCCTTACTGTTTCTTCGTCAGAGAAAGCTTGACCAGCCTTTTCTTAGTCTTGCCGGCGTCATCTTTGAACTTTTCAGAAATTTCGATAAACGACGGGCCGATCTTGGTGATTACGCCGTTATTCGAACCGATATTCATGCCAACCGTAACCACGTAACCTTTCCCTGCCGGGTCAACAACCAGCGCCTTGTTTTCTCGCAAGCCGGCAATGATGCCGGTAACCCGGAACTGCCCGACAGCGTAGCTCAGTATCGGTAACAGGCTTGCCGGCCGGGATTTGGCCACGGAACCTTTTTCCACCTTTGCCTGGAGATAAGGGCGGAATGGATCTTTGCGGTTAGCAAAAACGAGGCGGGCCGAAACGCCAGGAGACAATGCAGCAGAACTGAGCTGCTTCTGCACCGGCGGCACCGATGGATTTGCTTTCGCCTTATGAACCGGCGGTGGTGGCTGGGATGCCTGCTCGCCCTTTTGGCATCCCGGCAGCGCTAGCAGCAAAGCCACCATGGCAATGAGTAACGGTACGCTA contains:
- the aroB gene encoding 3-dehydroquinate synthase, which gives rise to MPGSELRVNLGERSYTITVGAGTLGSLGVVCRGLRLGRNAAIITNTTVGPLYSDRVATALATAGFTPYRIEIPDGEEYKNGATLSLIYDGLLEAGLTRDAFIVALGGGVVGDMAGFAAATFLRGVPFIQVPTTLLAQVDSSVGGKTGINHPLGKNLIGAFYQPRAVVIDVETLSTLPEREYLGGMAEVIKYGVVLDRNLFEYLETAESALRARETSCLTEVIMRSCALKASVVERDEREAGLRAVLNYGHTLGHAVETLTGYSTYLHGEAVAIGMVQAARIAAARTIASPADTVRIEKLLQAFGLPTVLPVFPAGEYAAALLRDKKSRDEGLHFVLNEGIGGFSIATLQDLTELLEICGIRG
- a CDS encoding shikimate kinase, which gives rise to MRNLILTGFMGTGKSTVGKILAERLVFRYCDLDAQIVAETGLTINEIFSRYGEEHFRSLETDRIRALANSVGFVVSTGGGAVIAAINRRLLHEAGVVINLTASTDAILDRLRGECERPLFHRNRSPEAVAAMLAEREPFYADADLRIDTTGKTVEDVVAEILRFIEGR
- the aroC gene encoding chorismate synthase: MFRYLTAGESHGPQLTAIIEGMPSGLKISEETINVDLARRQCGYGRGGRMLIEKDTVQILSGVRWGESIGSPITLCVRNKDWSNWEERMSPDARHRDDKIRVTRSRPGHADLAGAMKYNHRDVRNILERSSARETAVRVAVGAVAKALLAAFDITVSGFVAELGSIRAERPELPLARLREQAAGSELFTYDAAVEPRMKALIDQAKDSGDTVGGVVEIIVTGAPVGLGSHVQWDRKLDARLAMGLMSIQAIKGVEFGLGFDAARRPGSQVHDEIYYDSIRLGQGEASGFFRKTNNAGGLEGGISNGEEIVVRAAMKPIPTLYRPLKSVDMQTKEPFEATVERSDVCAVPAAAVVAEAVVAIEIAAAFLEKFGGDSLAEIQRNYDGYREYLRAF
- the pilQ gene encoding type IV pilus secretin PilQ, producing the protein MRIQMKLFRKLALASLVTIFCGCAGANSSMKSDQLPGQVQGSVLREVSVVGDGATTQVVIAANKPLVYTFYKTDAPPKAVVDLAQVDVGSVVSPQEINKGIIKRIVTAHYGEGAAAMTRVEVYLARDAEVTATADPQDKGVLRLSILSREAGDAQAPVAVSSVPAAEKPAETSTQNAAVDKAKNTVPVVETTSSNSSATEAPAASAKAEKPVDTTVNEEPVAKGPVVVSSIVAAKDSIDIITSGPVADYKSFSLTKPDRFVIDLFAVKSGFESRVVPVNSLNVGTARIGAYPDKVRIVLDAAEGRLPAFAIDRFASGLKVVPASNAGTSGKGEEAIAVTTASVKAAPVKVAEPAAHVEKKKLQPVVVPSVESIDFKELADTSRLVIAITEGCDLDKAVKTADGLTFTIKNCLLPRKWQRYLDTSAFAGSIERVTPYQVKVQGRHDVKVQVKLRNDVPYELKQEGGNVYLDVKNLSPAKEHVAAGAAVSDKGAKKTPPTVARDMSPDAALMAIATPTAGGKVYTGRRVTLEFSDADIRKIFQLIAEVSNLNFIVGDDVTGTISLKLVNVPWDQALDVILENKGLGMQREGNIVQIRPRAKIQTLADEQQALHKAEEKAMPLKTEVFDINFASVSDVASQFNALKSERGTITQDARTNRVIVKDIEPAIKEMKFLLKNLDIPERQVLIEARIVEATSTFTRDLGVQWGIHYKDGAASFANINGLDAGFGGVVVNTPASSGFQAADSSGGAVGISFGSLASNINVDMRLSAAAVAGLIKIISTPKVVTLNNKSAKISQGQSIPYQTTSAEGTKTEFVEAALTLEVTPHITSDGSISMKIKATNNSAGTGSPPPINKKEATTELLVKNSETTVIGGIYVDSDTDEDQGVPFLMDIPLLGWLFKSNTKTKTKTELLIFITPKIVS
- a CDS encoding pilus assembly protein PilP, producing the protein MIRKRNSVPLLIAMVALLLALPGCQKGEQASQPPPPVHKAKANPSVPPVQKQLSSAALSPGVSARLVFANRKDPFRPYLQAKVEKGSVAKSRPASLLPILSYAVGQFRVTGIIAGLRENKALVVDPAGKGYVVTVGMNIGSNNGVITKIGPSFIEISEKFKDDAGKTKKRLVKLSLTKKQ